Within the Populus trichocarpa isolate Nisqually-1 chromosome 14, P.trichocarpa_v4.1, whole genome shotgun sequence genome, the region TTCCATAGGATAATAGCAGGGGTTTCTGAGAACTAATGGACTAGGGCAAGGGGATTGATGAAGGGGCTACAGGTTAATGATGAACAGATGATATCGAGGCATTAAAGGCTCAAGTGGCAGGGATTTTGGGCTTAGACAAATGTGGCGGAAAAGAAGTtacttatttttgtttgattatgttGGCCTTTTCATCACGTGGTTACATGAAAGCGCATTTAGGAAAGATGTaatcatttttttgtgtttcataTACAAATTCTGAGCTCTAATAGCATTCTACTTCTTTAAAGCAGAATGCGCACAACAGAGAGTCTGGAGATTCTCGATGGAGGTCTGGTTCACAGGGGCGGGTGAGTAGAGGCAGTCGCACGATCTTCTCACCTCGTCGCACAGCACATGGTAAACAACTGTTTTTAAACACAGCTTGTTGAAGATTAAAGTTGCTGGATTGCTcccttctttttaaaatatgtggTTATGCTTCAGTATTTTCATGTCTTATTTTGTTGGCTGTCATCTTTATAAATACTGCATAGGCATGCAAACAGTATATCCATATAAATAACTTTATACTAAGAGTTTTACGGATACCATTTCATTGATAGTCTCGAATCCCTTTTCCCTTCACTATTTTGGATGCATGATTTGTAATACTGGATTAGATACTTGCTATAGTTATGACAGATAGTTTGTTTTACGAGTAAAGTGTATTATACCTGCAAAGCTGATTGTTGGCTGCGATCCTTGGTTAGATACTGGTGGTGGAAGGAACTCTGCTGCTGGAAGGGACAATGGAATCAGCCATGCTGCAGAGAAGGGCACTGGCTCTTCTTTGTCAGCCTCAGaagagaaaagcaaagaaaCTACTGCATCAGCAAGGtgactttgatttttaaatccCACTTTTTCAAGATATGGTTTAACAGAGGTTATTGTATGAGcaataattacattaattatcaaTTGCAGCTTGTCTGCAGTTGTGGCCAATGGTCCAACTGGTGTAGTTTCTGGAAACTCTAGTGCAACCCATGCCTCAAATTTACCTACAGGAAGCGATCAACATGAAGTGGCTCCGTCACCTATTGGTGTTAATAATGTGGGAAAGGAAGTGTCCCGCATTGATGTTGATAATACCCCAACTATTGCATTTGGAACTGGGGACACATGCAAGGAGTCCGTGCCAAGCTCTAGTAACTCCTCCATGTCTGTGACTCCAGCATCTTCATCAACAGTCTGCTTCTCATTGTCAGATCCTGTACTGATACCTTCTAATGAATTGCATCCTCCTGGTACTGTGGGTGCAATTAAACGTGAAGTGGGGATTCATCGAACTGTGGGTGAATCAAATGCAGTTATTCCTTCGGAGAAATCAGGTCAGGACTTGTgataatttgattatattttgtgCACTTTTAGCTTTGTTGTGATGGTTTGTAAATTAACTGATCACAGCTTCCGAGATTGGCCTTCCATTTATGCAAGGGAAGCTGCCAAGCAAAAACCAAGGAGTTGGGAAGAACCAGCTCAGCGAGTCTTCCCAGCCTTCATCTGCATCAATCCAGGGTGGCTCTTCTGGCAGCCGGCCTTCCTCTAACTACAGTAGCAGGTCACAACAAATTGGCCCACAAAAAGGTACACATTTGTACTGGGTTTTGCAATAACTTTTGTTACATTCCTGTTCTGACATTGTTAAGTTTTGTACTAGTGTGACATTAAATCTTCTGTCGATGTTAAGGTTGAAGCATCAGGTTTGTTCCGGACCTGCTTACATGTGCTTCGTTTGAGCTTTTTTGAAGGCATAATGTTGAGAATATTTCTTTCTAGTACAAGTTTGTTGATTTTAAGGTGAACTGTGTAAGGGATACTACTGCAATCCTGTCAAATATACTTCACAAATAGGCTTCCCCATATTTTGTTATTCTACCGCTCCTTCCTGGTTTATTTCCTTTTACTTGATTGATTGCTAGATCAGGCACATGCCCTTTTCTTTCCGTAACATAGAAGTGGTTTCCATTATAGTTCAATCTGAATTCTCAactgaaaatcaaaatcaataatgtCAGCATTTGAGGTCATGTCTTTTTAGTTTGGCATGTAGCATTGCCAAACAGTTCTGCATAGTGTTCTTTTTGTGGttactttctataaaaaataggAGCCTTCTTCGACTTGGTGAGAACATACTGTTGGATACCATAATGTGAGGCAGCTGAACTTCAGAAACAGAGAGGGACACACGAGATTTTCCATGCATCCActcttctgtttattttttacacaTTTATTGGTAATAGCTTACTGACTTACTTGGGTACTTAATAATTAATAGTCCCTCTGTCTTCAACAGTTGGCTCTAATAAAGAGTGGAAACCAAAGTCCACAAACCCTAATGTAGCACAGGAGTCTGGAACAGCGGGTTTATCTGCCATCTCTAATATTCCACTTGAAGCCAGTGGCCATTCACAGCCCTCATCAGGTGTCTTTGATTCAGAAGAAGCAACTGCTAAACTGCAGAAGAAGCTGGAGGAGTTGCATCTTCCCCAGCGTCAAAATGTTATCATTCCTCACCATATCCATGTTCCTGAATCTGAgagaacaaaattgagttttggaAGTTTTGATGCTAGTTTTGGGGTGCCATCATGCCATGTTAGCCCCCCCGAGAGTGATAAGAGTTCCACACCTGTGTCTGAAACTTCTCAGGTTATTGAAGAATCTGTGGAGGAACAAGCTCAAAGGTTTGTGCCAAATAGTgtttttggtttagtttgaaTGTCATCATGAGTATATCCTAGTCCCCTAGGTTATGGATTTTCTTTGCGCCTTCCCTTTTTATTTCTGTCATGTCTAAGAGGTAGATTATAAACTGGAATGTTATTTTGGCTGTTGAGGTCCGTTCTCCTCCATTttcttgctttatatatatatatatatttgagaagAAAGGTGGGAAAATAGTGTAGGCatatatgatgaaataaaaccAGGAAATCtatttttagcttttcaatGAAGTAATTGACTGAACACTTGACAAATCATTCTAGGAAAGAAGTATATCCTTGACTCGTCCAGCTAGAGTGAGTTTGTTACCTTTAAagtgattataataataacatcaATGATAAACAGATTAATGCATATTAAGTGGTGCTttgtatcaaaatatttatttactgtatttagttattaaattgatatgtaGCCATCCAATTTACCacctaatattttttggtagCCAGTCCTATGAGTTCCCGTGCTTTTAAAGAAAAGGTTCTTCCGCTGTATTTagggagtttttttttacaaagaacacaagtttgattttttacttgtttgtattttttctatGGTTTATTGAGTATGCAGCATGCAAATTCAGCTGTTACTTTCATAGTAGTTccttctctccctccctccctccctctctcatCTTATTTTCTTGGATCCAGCAAACAAAATACACTGTTGACTGCTGAGGAGGGAAATTATCCTGATCATCCACAGTCGCCTTCACATGTCCCTGGAAAATTATCAGCTGAGGGTGATGTTTCATCCAATGCAGTGCCTGATTATGAGTCCAAACAGGAGGCTGCATTGTTGTCTGGAGGCCATCAATACTCGGTGGTTCATACTTCTCCAAGCTACAGTTTTGGATTTGTTCCTCCAATGTTAGGTAGTCAGATTGCACCATTTGAGAACTCAGAATCTCAAGCACGTGATGTTTCTCGCCTTCCCAGCTTTGTGGTAAGCCTCCAAAACTTTGTTCATTATGATATGTACACTGAATTGTGAATATTTTGCTTACTTCATGGGTGCAAGTGTTGATGTCTGGTAATGATTAGATGAACATTTTGCTTGACTCATATAGTTGTAATTAAGTATTTCTGGTTATTCCAAACTTGGAGGTTATGTTAAGATGATGGTGATTCCATGTACAAGTTTCTGAATTAGTTTTTGAGATATTGTCTGGATAATTATTTTGGCTTTAACATGCTGGTGGTTTTTTGATTGTCTAGGTCCAGCAACCATTTGACCCTACAAGTTATTACGCCCAATTTTATCGTTCAAGTGCTGATAGTGATGGTCACGTTTCTCCCTTTCCTGCACCTGGAGTTGCATCCAAGTACAATGGAAATGTTGCAGTATTGCCTCCTCATACTTCTCAGTCTCTCCAAGAGGTTTCAATAGA harbors:
- the LOC7456017 gene encoding GBF-interacting protein 1-like, whose amino-acid sequence is MSGGGVRVSIPSNARKTIQNIKEIAGNHSDEEIYAMLKECSMDPNETAQKLLSQDPFHEVKRKRDRKKENAHNRESGDSRWRSGSQGRVSRGSRTIFSPRRTAHDTGGGRNSAAGRDNGISHAAEKGTGSSLSASEEKSKETTASASLSAVVANGPTGVVSGNSSATHASNLPTGSDQHEVAPSPIGVNNVGKEVSRIDVDNTPTIAFGTGDTCKESVPSSSNSSMSVTPASSSTVCFSLSDPVLIPSNELHPPGTVGAIKREVGIHRTVGESNAVIPSEKSASEIGLPFMQGKLPSKNQGVGKNQLSESSQPSSASIQGGSSGSRPSSNYSSRSQQIGPQKVGSNKEWKPKSTNPNVAQESGTAGLSAISNIPLEASGHSQPSSGVFDSEEATAKLQKKLEELHLPQRQNVIIPHHIHVPESERTKLSFGSFDASFGVPSCHVSPPESDKSSTPVSETSQVIEESVEEQAQSKQNTLLTAEEGNYPDHPQSPSHVPGKLSAEGDVSSNAVPDYESKQEAALLSGGHQYSVVHTSPSYSFGFVPPMLGSQIAPFENSESQARDVSRLPSFVVQQPFDPTSYYAQFYRSSADSDGHVSPFPAPGVASKYNGNVAVLPPHTSQSLQEGGNSLVLSTAGPTPLVTQAPGLMQTQQPVPVFRPPTGLHISHFPPNYIPYAPYFSPYYVPPPSIHQFLSNGAFPQQPQAGSVYPAPASAAATGVKYSLPQYKPGTNTVNATHIGMPSGYGPYGSSPTGYNPNSAVTGGNTTTNEDLGASQFKENNVYITGQQSSEGSAVWIAAPGRDISGLPASSFYNLPPQGQHVTSAPTQAAHGTYTNIYHPGQPVTAAAVHPLLQQSQAMGGAVDMVGPAANVYQQPQHQQINWPGNY